The DNA sequence TCATCTTCGGCATCCGGGTTGTCCGCTATATACGCATCGGTCTCCTGCTGGAGTGTGTTATCATTTTCCTCAATGAGTCCCATGGAAACAACGTACGGATTTTGGCTATTAAAAACTCCGCGTCCACCGTCACTCCTACTAGAGTCAACAGATACAAATCCTCCAGATGCAACCGATGAAGTATGGCCTGGATACCTCGCATCCAACGAATGCCTCCCTGGCATTAACTCATTTTGATGGCCAAATTGAGACTGTCCTCCTTCTCCAGCCATAAGCCCAAGCAACTGGCTAAAAGAACCGCCTTCGCCTGGATCAAACTGTGACATACCCCAATGTTGTTGATGATGCGTAAATGATGGGTTGAAGTGTGACTGCGGTACATACTGGCCTGAGAACTGAGGTTGTTCTTGTGGAAGCGGATTCGTAGGTGGTACCTCAGGCGAATGTGGCTCCTGTTCATCATTGTCATCATCCATATCCTGACTACCCTCATCCATATCATGATTACCACCATCCAAATCCTGATTACCTTCATCATCCTCTTCACCCACAAGATTTGACAAACACAAGCGGTTCCCATATTCTCCTCGGTACCAATGCATATAAGTTTCCAACTGAGGCTGTGAAGGAATGGGAAGCTCGGAAAGAACGTGATGATACCTGTTGGTCCAATGCATCACCCACATGTAATGAGTAGGTGCCGTGGCCCAGTTAAAATTCTTAGGACCAGTGAGGACTTCTCCATGCGCCTTATCTAGATTCCGCACCTCCTCAGGCACTCCCTGAACGAGTCTGAATTGTCGCCTATACCTATCGGTAGCATGCCACTCAATACATTCAAATGATACCAAAGGCACTGTAGCGCTCCACACAACCGAGTGCATATAGATTTCAGCAGGAATTATGTTAGGATCCACGCGATCCACAGCATACGCAACCCAgacaaactgaaaaaaaaataaaggaaattcaTGACTACGCCCGACATAACAGTCATCATCATCTTTGGTTCATAAGATTTACACAGGCCCTAAATAGGAAAGTAATACTACTTTAATAAATACTCACCTCGCCTTCCTGAAGTTCATCAAAGGCCTTCCTAAAGTCAGCTAGCTTCATATATCTATATCGTCGGTCACCCCGCTCCCAGTTCCGCCACCTTATACGATACATTTAATGTTGATAATTgagttataaatataaataaagtggtacatttaaaaattatattacctGTTTGCTAGCGGGAAACTGCGGGGCTCCCTAGGAACCGGCGATAGATATGGGAGCCGCATCCAAGCCCAACCGAGAAGAAGTGTTAGTGGGCCATCTATGCCTTTACAGTCAACTCGAGATGCCCGGCATAATGCCCTATAGAGGTGTGCTAGGCATGCAGATCCCCAACTGTATTGTATAATACTACCAAATTCACGTAGCAATGGAAGAAACTTCCAGTGCACACCTGCTGCACCTGATTTATCCCCAAACAAGATCGTCCCGATAAGCAACATAATGTGGCATTTGACATACCTCTGTATACCAACTTCATCAGTCAAGGGTAAATTTTCTTTAAGGTCCCGAAGCCAACTCAATTTAATGCAACTGCCTCTACACTCCGACTTACGCGGTGCAACTCCGAATTGATGCAAACACTCAGCCTCCAACGCTTCGAAACTACTCAATGTCATCCCTGTAACTGGAAGTCCGTCCGTTGGAAGACCAAGTATTAGAGCAACGTCTTCAAGAGTGACGGCACATTCACCAATGGGAAGGTGAAACGTATGTGTGTCGGGGTGCCACCTCTCGATTAAAGCATTCACCAATGCCTTTTGACATTGGACTACCCCAATCTGTGATGCATGGTAAAAGCCAGTAAGTCGTAGCTGCTCCTCTACCCTATCATTGTACCGATCCAGAGGAACAGGATGCTCACATGTCAACATTCTTAACTTCTGCAAAGTTCATAACAAAGTATTACTCAACTTCTTAACACTTACTAGGTtactactaaaataaaaatattttataccacAACAACTATTGATAATAATGATAACTAATACATAAATACCTAATCAAATCTCTCCACAGTAACACATTTATCTTGAATAATATGTAATAATACCCACTAACCACCTACTACTGCATATACCATTAGTTAACTAAAGATATTTCACTGAATTATAAAAAACATTTATAACAATTACTTTATGCCTAAATTCTTTTTGGAACATCATTCATACTAACTAATTAATAGTTTCCCAAACTAAGACTAACTCACAACAACAAGAACATTTACCTTCATTCATTACAATATACCTActtaataatttaaatagaattataaaaattaaattaaacctattttcaaaattaaattaaaccgttggggctccaattttttttttaatttccttatatttatatttaaacataaacataactataaaaattaaattaaacctaTTCTCAATATTAGTTACAATTATAACCGTTGGGggtccaatttttttaatttccttatatttatatttaaacataaacataactataataataatacaaaacattcaaaattcacattctaAAATTTCCGTGCTCTCTATAAAAAACGTCCCAAACTtactaaataataacaataatttcaCTAACAATAATACTTATATTCTAAAAATTAATTCCAAAAATTCTATAAatcttaaaaaatacatataaatcctaaaaaatagtaataatcattCTATCCTATGGATATTTCTAATTTGCACTTCtaataacaacaatcataacaaataaatattttacattaatacttttaaataaaaaaatttaaaaaccttaaaaaaaaacttacataatcagaGTGACTGAGATAATGCATGATATGAAGCTCAGGTCGATCAACATctctagttttattttttttgggcaTTCTTTCATGTATTGAAACATGCAGAAATGAGAGGAGGAAGATGAATAACAATGGGGGCTTCAGGTTTGAAAACGAAAGCTGGGAGAGTGATGTCTCGGAGGGTGAGAGAAGTTAATGCATGAGTGAGGGAGCTGTTATAAGGGCACCGAATTGGGGTGGCTCCTGCTACGCGACACGTGTCTTCGGTGGTGGCAATCGCACGGTCAGATTTGCTGGACGGAACTCGCACGGTGAGATTTGCTTAGTGGAACTCGCACGGTGCGAGTTGGGTGGTCACTGACACCACACTCTCGTCATTCCCCTCCCTCCCCCATAACGGCGTCTGTTAGAAGTTCCGGTAccatattgaaattaaaaagcctatatatacatataacaatattattattatataaaaaatacacacacatttaaatatatattaaaagggtaaataaattaattaagtgAGCCTGCCACTTTGACACGGTTAGTTAGAGCAAGTAGTTATGAATAAGTTAGTTAATAAGCAATAATAAAAACGGTTAGAGTTAATATTTTACTATAACACTTTCACTattagaatgtcacgcttccgtcTGCACCATTCTAATAATAAGAAGTATTACAActacttcatatacttaataataaaatattagccTTTAACTTAAAACCGTATCGCTAATTTCTTTGAAAAGCCAAAACACTATTTtatcttgaaaacaaataaatatatatatatatacaagactTTTTAtataagtagcttataaatatacATACATGTATTTCATTACAAGACAagattcctatccctcttacaataATATAATGTTAATGGCGAGGAAAAAATAAACATCTAAACTAATACATCATATAAGCAAAACGCAATAAAACTCTTCGTAAGcttcttcttccctttcctgaaaagataaagctgtaAGGGGTGAGAATCTAACCACACAGTCTCACCACGGATttttcagaattgtcataagaagatatttaataagaaaactgttttcaaactcagtgattatcgttatcttatgaatcttttgAAAACTGACGGTTTAATCACCCAAAAATTCAAAACcctttttcaaagaaatcagttAATTATCTAGGaatccaaaacctttcttttcgtataagaaaaatctttaagagtttcctaaactgtatgaatgaccaaATTGTTCCAAACATATGCTGAACCAGCTTaatatttcatactttactaaatctTAAATCAGGAACCAATCACGGCTCTGGCCTAAGCAATTCAATCAACACTATCATTAATTCAGTATCAAAACTCAACCTCAAAAGTGCCACACCAGAACAAATACaagcaaaagaaataagaaaaacacAAGTATAGATATCAATTACAGCAAGTAGCTCAGATAGCGATTGATAACAGTTAAGcagttaggcaaaccaaaacaaattcaaacccaaTCAAAGCatgcaaatgcatatgatgcatgtatgCCCTATgactaatgagctcatttgttggTTATATagtcaaacccgacatgtccggtagctaatccGAATACTGTCTCTCTGGTgcgcattaatatcattagagggaatatgtgccttGTCACCATTAGATGGATTATGTGCTCTGCCACCATTAGAGGGATTATATGTCCTGTCATCATTAGAGGAAATAGGTGCCCTGTCACCTTTACAACCAGAGAAAAAACACAGACATACTTGTCATCAATCAACCACAATCATGCTTCGttcatatttatttaatttcataatcacataaatatattttttcacgTCAATATCTATTTACAACAATTctataatataaaatagatttttgaaaaaaattcctACCTCAATGTTGTATTAATAACACTACGTGGACAATGCCAGCAACATTAATAAGAATAACAACAGCATCAGTAGTTTTAGACAAGAATGGCGATAGCAAATAGATACAATAATGATTTGCAGCTAGgaaaaatcaagaaaataaaatagattatcATCAAAACAGCAGCAAACAAGATAATTACACAGAACATAATTCAATTCTATCAGAAGAAGGCAGAATAGAACAACAATGACAGTTTAGACGGTAAAAATTTTCGGTGATTCCAATGATAATACCCACAGTAGTAGAGGCTTTGACATCTGTAAACATAAAAAATAGAGACAAAACAAATAACAACAGTAAGCAGGGACAAAAATAAAGTGCATTAGAATTAGAGTAGCAACATCAGTGATAACTATTACTTATACCCGACTCATACTCCCCCCAAAAAATTCGATCCAAATTCTTTTTAAACTTAGTCAATCATTGAAAAAACTCATTCTATTTAAAAAAGGGTGGGACGGAACAGGATAGAGAGGGAGGGCAGGCCATTCGAATTGACCTCCCTAGCCTAATTCAatcacaaaatatataataagttCCATTCCTGGTGTGCATGTATAATTTCTATATCTTCTATGTTCCGCATCCATCTATAAATTTTCTGGGTGTAGTTTTGCAACGCTACATGCTCACAAAATTTCCCTAGTTATTCAAAACTAATTGtataaagattaaaaaatatatacaagtcTAACATTATTTTGTAATGCgtttattaaaatttatgaagAATTGTGGCAgctataaaaattaatgaaaattcacagacaattatttttatgtaaagttgataattaaaaattattaaataataatttaattaaatatattaaattatttaattattttcaactaataacttcatataaacataaatatatataaatttttttcatcaaaatttctcAAAGTGAAACATCTACATTGAGTGAAAGATTGTAAGTTGTAACATAACCTATGCAAAGTTGTAACTTAAGGATTTAGTGGCTATTTACGTGAAGGTACATACAAATAAAAGTGATGGTTAATATATGAACAAGTATTAtattaaacaatttaattaaattatataataactagtatttttatttataattatattacaaaaatataaattttttaaaattatatcgattttattttgatattataaattacggcacaaaaaatttataaaattaaactatttttacaaaaagattgtaaggggacaaaattaaaatCCTCATCGACTAAGAAGATTAGGATCTTCGtagataaaaatcaaataataaaatttttatctttttagttattatttttatgtgaaagagtgtaatttattactaataattaattttaatatttgttatttaaaatttgaaacgatTTAACTTGTATACTTTTGATTAGATGTTAAGTTTgttgtacaaataaaaataattaatttttatgcttgttattaaaaataatatttttttctctctatgtatataaaatataattaaatattagcataaaaaattatatttatagttataaaattaactcaaaatcaatatttttttaaataattgaatcttgattttaacttttaatcataatattagtattttctctaaattatatttaataaatatttgaaagaaaagaaataaaaatataaattaaaaagataaatagtaaaaatttaaaactaaataaaaagactaaaaaaaatatgtatatattaataatattttttatttaaattatattattttgttaattttaccttttgtagaacaaaaagatagaaaaaataggaaatgagagaaaagagagcgaaagataaagatgaagaccGAGagagggagtttattaattttaaaagaaataaattttattttaattataataaaaaatattgggtgatacattttgatttttcaaattactaatataaactataaattataaattatatatagagtagaaagggtagagagaaatagaaaaaaaaaagagagatagaTAAGAGAATTTAGAAagagaatttattaattttggagagaaatattTCCTCTCAACTTTAATAAGAGAATGTCATGTGACATATTTAGctattaaattagataataatatataaatatataataaattatatatagagtgagaagggtaaagagaaatagaaaaaagggAGCGAGTTAAACGAGAGAATTCAGGAAATGAGTTTAttcattttggagaaaaatattttctttcaagtttaataagagtgtcatgtgacatattttgttattaaactagataatataatatatagctatatttcaattttaattttaatacaattaaagaatatcatattgcatattttgattgtcaaatctgtaattagtcattgataatgatatataaaagagaCAAAGTGGTTAAAGAAATGAGAAGGATAAATAAAGGGAGAGGGAGGagggagaactctttaattttggagaaaaatatttgatttcaattgcaatgagtgAATGatatgtgacacattttggttgtaaaattagtagggATGAGGAAAGAACTCTTTAGTTTtagaggaaaagatttgattttaattacaatgagagagtgacatgtgacatattttaattgtaaaattagtatAGAGATGGGTAGAATTCTTTAAGTttagaagaaaaatttgattttaattgtaatgataaaataatatatgACATATTTTacttgtaaaattagtaatatataatatatttttaactattacttttatataaaaattttttatgtgaataacTACCTTAAATATTATGGGACGAAATTGTCCAGAATTTGTGAGGGGTAAATGATGAATAGAAGTGCTAAGGGCtagtaacttttgtgatttgtaaccatcaattgattatcaataatatttttaatggtgtgagattaaatCTAATAGTGTGAgatcattcaattttttttttatggttaaatattgaccaactttttaaaaaattgctgATCCCGAAATTTTTTGAATGGTGAATATGTTAGTGATGACTTTACCTATGATTGTATTAATAATTAAGCTACCTTGAGCTGACTACAACTTTGTTATTAAGTCTTGTTCATTCATTCCAATGAATCAAACACACAACATCCATAGTAGCTAAGGTGTTAAGGCGATGCTTTAATAATTATGAGCCTTATTCTTCAACATACAATATCATGAGGCTAGAAATCCCACCACCAAAGTGCAAATGATGAAATAATCATGTCTCTAGTTTTGCGGATCCTGTATGTATATACTCCACATGTTCATGATTATGCTAACGTGATTATTTAAAGATGACTAAAACTATTTGAGCAGTTAAGAGCGTTAACTTTTGAGACAGAGCATGTGCAATTGGATAAGGTGACATGACTCAAAGCAGTTGCCACCCTCTCTACCACACAACAATCTAACTGGTTCCTCCTCATTCTACTGTGCGAATTTCCTGTATCCATTCTCATGctacttattttatttacttataaTACAAGTCTGAATCACACGAAAGAGATTATAACTAAATTGGCCTTCATTACTACATAATGATCATGTTGATCTTTTGGTTTTTATATTGATCAACTTATCCTATAAATGTTGAACCGTGAATCAAATTAGTACATATGTCAAAGTGGATATCAAATTTTAACACTCATTTGATGGATGAAAAGCTACGTTTGATTCTGATAACAGAATAAGATAAGACACTAAAATAGTATACAAaagatagaaatataaaaattagtgttcttgtattttatttgatgataaattagaacaaattataaaagtctaatttattctcatttttgtttcattcaaaaatttggaaagaaaaatataataataaaaaatatcattatgaaaaattaaaaaaaattatgaaaaaaataaaaaataaaaataagttgtgtctcttgttagtgtTTTTAGATACAATGTCTCTATTCATGTTTTATCTgccaaatataattttttgtcttTATGTCTTTGTCTTAGTGTCCCGTGTCTATAAACAAATGCGAATAATGCTAGGGggccagtaatttttgtgattgttagccatcaactagccatcaatgatgatttgatggtgtgagattggtatgaaatttcatccaatgactcacattCCCCTGCTGGTTACatactggccaaaattcaataaaactgctagCTCTCTAGACTTTTTCAACAAATACAGCCAACTTAATTGAAAAACTTCTATCATACCAacttaaaactaaattaaatgaaCACATTTTCTGTCATATTAACCATTATCATCAAAATTGAACCAACAACTAATTCAACCAGAATACCGAGTCATTAGATTATTGGCTAAACTATTGAGTTACTGGTTAAACTGGTTAATTCGACTATTattaaataattgtataaaatactagtattttctt is a window from the Arachis hypogaea cultivar Tifrunner chromosome 1, arahy.Tifrunner.gnm2.J5K5, whole genome shotgun sequence genome containing:
- the LOC112757537 gene encoding protein MAIN-LIKE 1-like, producing MLTCEHPVPLDRYNDRVEEQLRLTGFYHASQIGVVQCQKALVNALIERWHPDTHTFHLPIGECAVTLEDVALILGLPTDGLPVTGMTLSSFEALEAECLHQFGVAPRKSECRGSCIKLSWLRDLKENLPLTDEVGIQRYVKCHIMLLIGTILFGDKSGAAGVHWKFLPLLREFGSIIQYSWGSACLAHLYRALCRASRVDCKGIDGPLTLLLGWAWMRLPYLSPVPREPRSFPLANRWRNWERGDRRYRYMKLADFRKAFDELQEGEFVWVAYAVDRVDPNIIPAEIYMHSVVWSATVPLVSFECIEWHATDRYRRQFRLVQGVPEEVRNLDKAHGEVLTGPKNFNWATAPTHYMWVMHWTNRYHHVLSELPIPSQPQLETYMHWYRGEYGNRLCLSNLVGEEDDEGNQDLDGGNHDMDEGSQDMDDDNDEQEPHSPEVPPTNPLPQEQPQFSGQYVPQSHFNPSFTHHQQHWGMSQFDPGEGGSFSQLLGLMAGEGGQSQFGHQNELMPGRHSLDARYPGHTSSVASGGFVSVDSSRSDGGRGVFNSQNPYVVSMGLIEENDNTLQQETDAYIADNPDAEDDDEDDEIEEFDEDEESRNDGQARTPDDQAKGYNLRIDPPRRSANRYTPSVFKKAAKKCKKLVNDVKWSIRK